The following is a genomic window from Nitrososphaerota archaeon.
TTCCTTCACATTGATTAAATTCTGGTAAATGTGTAGCATCTATTGGATCAGGTCTATAAACTCTATCTATTGTAAAAATTTTCTTTGGAATATCTTCAATTTTTAAATTTGATAAATAACGAGCAGAAACCGCTGTTGTTTGACTTCTAAGTATTAAACGTAATGCCAATTCTGAATCCCAATTACCCCATCCTTTTGAACCTGTTTTCCATCCATTTAAATGAGTTTCTCTAACTTTTTTCCAACATTCAATATTTTTCACGATCCCTTTATTCGGTTTTTTTAGATAGAAAATATCATGGATCCCTCTTGCTGGATGATCAGATGGCATAAAAAGTGCATCACAATTCCAGAAATTTATTTCAATTGGAGAACTATAAACTTCTTCAAATCCAAGTCCAATTAATATATTCTTTAAGTCATCTATAATTTGCTGGTATGGATGTTTTCTACCTGGATAGATTCTTGGAACAAAAGCTTTTACATCATATGGCCTAAGTTTAACTTCTTTCCATTTTCCTGTAATTATAAGCTCTCTTGTTAATACATTTACTTCTTCTTCTCTAACTCGATTTTTTCTAGTAAGCTTTTACCTATAGGAGA
Proteins encoded in this region:
- a CDS encoding phenylalanine--tRNA ligase subunit alpha — encoded protein: MITGKWKEVKLRPYDVKAFVPRIYPGRKHPYQQIIDDLKNILIGLGFEEVYSSPIEINFWNCDALFMPSDHPARGIHDIFYLKKPNKGIVKNIECWKKVRETHLNGWKTGSKGWGNWDSELALRLILRSQTTAVSARYLSNLKIEDIPKKIFTIDRVYRPDPIDATHLPEFNQCEGIVVAPNVNLRNLIGYMKAICEGLGIKEVKFQPAFFPFTEPSVVGYVKHEKLGWIEALPGGIFRPEVTLPLGINVPVLAWGLGIDRLAMIVLGVDDIRTLFSTDLEWIRNSIIPKLEG